The proteins below are encoded in one region of Micromonospora pisi:
- a CDS encoding DUF5954 family protein, translating into MSLVGDQPQGTRDGLGSHFRRLLSETPDTAEKAAERKEYETAIRLLDWEVVNDLTVNGRRYRIIRAQPFLRMGPDGPEPPRPTDPDSRPAGESGTSGSQMEGFVIDPAAATGFSDGLLRMELVPAFYKKAGIVPDDVREDSRRGLATHPNVVLLPVGYTVGEYVGGRWRPRSFSTYPTPQAARESARFRFSDIVPHENASIDEIRAAYARALEEFEPPRTNEFEVKGVRCRVTRVESFVRVGPDGPETPRPSDWDPEPPPELHFQQLREQGRMPDPE; encoded by the coding sequence ATCAGCCTCGTCGGCGACCAGCCGCAGGGCACCCGGGACGGTCTCGGTTCCCACTTCCGGCGGCTGCTCAGCGAGACGCCGGACACCGCCGAGAAGGCGGCGGAACGTAAGGAGTACGAGACGGCGATCCGGCTGCTCGACTGGGAGGTGGTCAACGACCTGACGGTCAACGGCCGTCGTTACCGGATCATCCGCGCCCAGCCCTTCCTGCGGATGGGACCGGACGGCCCGGAACCGCCCCGGCCCACCGACCCGGACTCCCGCCCGGCGGGTGAGAGCGGCACGAGCGGTTCGCAGATGGAGGGGTTCGTCATCGACCCGGCCGCGGCCACCGGGTTCTCCGACGGGCTGCTGCGGATGGAACTGGTCCCCGCGTTCTACAAGAAGGCGGGGATCGTGCCCGACGACGTACGGGAGGACTCCCGCAGGGGGTTGGCGACCCACCCGAACGTGGTGCTGCTGCCGGTCGGTTACACCGTCGGCGAGTACGTGGGCGGCAGGTGGCGGCCCCGGTCGTTCTCCACCTACCCGACGCCGCAGGCGGCGCGGGAGTCGGCTCGTTTCAGGTTCAGCGACATCGTCCCGCACGAGAACGCGTCGATCGACGAGATCAGGGCCGCGTACGCCCGCGCGCTGGAGGAGTTCGAGCCTCCTCGGACGAACGAGTTCGAGGTGAAGGGTGTCCGCTGCCGGGTGACCCGGGTCGAGTCCTTCGTCCGGGTCGGCCCGGACGGCCCGGAAACGCCCCGACCCTCCGACTGGGACCCGGAGCCGCCGCCGGAGCTGCACTTCCAGCAGCTCCGCGAGCAGGGCAGGATGCCGGATCCGGAGTGA
- a CDS encoding CRTAC1 family protein, whose product MPSKPGVIRRSTPALFVLTLVGSLFVVAQLPEASAADRASLASRFQFVERPIALPAGLPERTVREVNPEYEHIKSWVSSVGAAIAVNDLDGGGIANDLCLVDTRSDSVIVTPAPDSAGNYPPFVLDPAPLPMGTAMAPMGCTPGDFNQDGWTDLLVYYWGRTPVLFMQRGTSATLSLGSFVPTELIPQGASPDGVYRGQQWNTNAVAVADFDGDGHPDIGVFNYFPDSAVLDPQGLKGVQMNHSMSRAQNAGGAHVLRWTAATAGDTPSVTYEEQVTMDPKWATGWTLGAASADLDGDLLPELYLANDFGNDRFFHNVSTPGTIRFTLAEGRRGAFTPKSLVLGHDSFKGMSIEFGDLNSSGRFDMFVSNITTSWGIEESNFLWRNTADDFAEARAKLSRGVAPFDNAASDANIAWVGWGWDAKMADFDNSGRLSVVQACGFVDGHINRWNWLQELAMANDLMLAEPHMWPNAEPGDDIAGSQPFAFWVREDNGRYVNLSEDLGMTDTTPSRGIAVADANGDGSQDFAVARQWGPPVYYRNAKVAQDNYLGLRLHRPVAGAAAGTDGPIGTPAYGAQVKIVGADGRTQVAQLDGGSGHSGKRSFDVFFGLGAGADRPVSAQLSWRDMNGVVHHQTLELTPGWHDLMLTTQAQEVTAS is encoded by the coding sequence ATGCCATCGAAACCCGGCGTCATACGCCGGTCGACCCCGGCCCTGTTCGTGCTCACCCTGGTGGGCAGCCTGTTCGTGGTGGCCCAACTGCCGGAGGCGTCCGCCGCTGATCGTGCGTCGTTGGCCTCGCGATTTCAGTTCGTCGAAAGGCCGATCGCGCTGCCGGCCGGGTTGCCGGAGCGGACCGTCCGCGAGGTGAACCCCGAGTACGAGCACATCAAATCCTGGGTTTCCTCGGTCGGCGCCGCAATCGCGGTCAACGACCTGGACGGTGGCGGAATCGCCAACGACCTGTGCCTGGTCGATACCCGCAGCGATTCCGTGATCGTCACCCCGGCACCGGACAGTGCCGGCAACTACCCGCCGTTCGTGCTGGATCCCGCGCCCCTGCCGATGGGGACGGCAATGGCGCCGATGGGCTGCACGCCGGGCGATTTCAATCAGGACGGCTGGACCGATCTTCTGGTCTACTACTGGGGTCGGACCCCCGTCCTGTTCATGCAGCGAGGAACGTCGGCGACGTTGAGTCTCGGGTCCTTTGTCCCGACCGAACTGATTCCTCAGGGAGCGTCGCCGGATGGCGTCTACCGCGGTCAGCAATGGAACACGAACGCGGTCGCCGTCGCCGATTTCGACGGTGACGGACATCCTGACATCGGCGTCTTCAACTACTTCCCGGACAGTGCGGTGTTGGACCCGCAGGGACTTAAGGGTGTGCAGATGAACCACTCGATGTCGCGGGCCCAGAACGCGGGCGGCGCGCACGTGCTGCGGTGGACGGCCGCGACGGCCGGCGACACCCCCTCGGTGACGTACGAGGAGCAGGTGACCATGGATCCGAAGTGGGCGACCGGCTGGACCCTCGGCGCGGCCTCGGCGGATCTCGACGGTGACCTGCTGCCGGAGCTGTACCTGGCCAACGACTTCGGCAACGACCGGTTCTTCCACAACGTCTCGACGCCCGGCACCATCCGGTTCACCCTCGCCGAGGGCCGACGGGGCGCGTTCACCCCGAAGTCGCTGGTGCTGGGGCACGACTCGTTCAAGGGCATGTCGATCGAGTTCGGTGACCTGAACTCCAGCGGCCGGTTCGACATGTTCGTCAGCAACATCACCACTTCCTGGGGAATCGAGGAGAGCAACTTCCTCTGGCGCAACACCGCCGACGACTTCGCCGAGGCGCGGGCCAAGCTGTCGCGGGGCGTCGCTCCGTTCGACAACGCGGCGTCGGACGCGAACATCGCCTGGGTCGGCTGGGGCTGGGACGCCAAGATGGCCGACTTCGACAACAGCGGGCGCCTCAGCGTGGTCCAGGCATGCGGGTTCGTGGACGGTCACATCAACCGGTGGAACTGGTTGCAGGAACTCGCGATGGCCAACGACCTGATGCTCGCCGAGCCGCACATGTGGCCGAACGCGGAGCCCGGTGACGACATCGCGGGCTCGCAGCCGTTCGCGTTCTGGGTCCGGGAGGACAACGGCCGGTACGTCAACCTCAGCGAGGACCTGGGCATGACCGACACCACACCGTCACGCGGCATCGCCGTCGCCGACGCGAACGGGGACGGAAGCCAGGACTTCGCGGTGGCCCGACAGTGGGGACCACCGGTCTACTACCGCAACGCCAAGGTCGCCCAGGACAACTACCTCGGGTTGCGTCTGCACCGCCCGGTCGCCGGGGCGGCGGCGGGTACGGACGGACCGATCGGTACCCCGGCGTACGGCGCCCAGGTCAAGATCGTCGGTGCGGACGGCCGGACGCAGGTCGCCCAGCTCGACGGCGGCAGCGGGCACTCCGGCAAGCGCAGCTTCGATGTCTTCTTCGGGCTCGGTGCCGGTGCTGACCGACCGGTGTCGGCGCAGCTCAGCTGGCGCGACATGAACGGCGTCGTGCACCACCAGACGCTGGAGCTCACGCCCGGCTGGCACGACCTCATGCTCACCACGCAGGCCCAGGAGGTGACGGCGTCATGA
- a CDS encoding NAD(P)-binding domain-containing protein: protein MVDNEHRYVIVGAGPAGVQLSYYLQQHGADYLTLESGDEPGGFFRRFPRHRRLISLNKVHTDSTDPEIRLRWDWNSLLNDSPDLLFPRFSDEYLPAADDLVRYLAEFQRVHQLNIRYGTTVERIARTGDGFTLSTDQGEVGARCLVVATGWGQPFVPAIKGIEHAIGYEDMVIEPTAYDGQRVLIIGKGNSAFETASAILGRASMVHLASRQPLRLAWNTKHPGDVRGQYGAILDSYQFKTLHSVLDCTIDEIRPVDGRFQVSITYTHADGETAVLDYHTVLRCTGFRMDVTLFDETSRPDMVRDGRMPGLRPDWQSSNVDDLYFAGTIAQARDVKHASSPFIDGFRYNLRTLTRILRERYEDVPLPYATTPADAASLAKLMLDRVNWSSALWTQFEYLCDVFVRDDATGDFHHYEDLPEDYAVERFAAAAHWYTLALRWGRDDQGDVFAIERHPTPDRARESAFIHPVIRRYRGAELVAEQHLLEDLLAEWRRPDRHVEPLVEFLTGDLTSGS, encoded by the coding sequence ATGGTCGACAACGAGCACAGGTACGTCATCGTCGGGGCGGGACCTGCCGGTGTCCAGCTGAGCTACTACCTTCAGCAGCATGGTGCCGATTACCTGACGCTCGAAAGTGGCGACGAGCCGGGCGGGTTCTTCCGGCGGTTTCCACGCCATCGCCGGCTCATCTCGTTGAACAAGGTGCACACCGACAGCACCGATCCTGAGATTCGCCTGCGCTGGGACTGGAATTCGCTGCTCAACGACTCCCCGGACCTGCTGTTCCCGAGGTTCAGCGACGAGTATCTGCCCGCGGCCGACGACCTGGTGCGCTACCTCGCCGAGTTCCAGCGGGTCCACCAGCTCAACATCCGATACGGCACGACGGTCGAGCGGATCGCGCGGACGGGCGACGGTTTCACGCTGAGTACCGACCAGGGTGAGGTGGGTGCGCGTTGCCTCGTCGTCGCGACCGGCTGGGGCCAGCCATTCGTGCCGGCCATCAAGGGCATCGAACATGCGATCGGGTACGAGGACATGGTCATCGAACCCACGGCGTACGACGGCCAGCGGGTCCTGATCATCGGTAAAGGCAACTCCGCCTTCGAGACCGCGTCGGCCATCCTCGGCCGGGCGTCGATGGTGCACCTCGCCAGCCGGCAACCACTGCGGCTCGCGTGGAACACCAAGCACCCCGGGGACGTCCGTGGCCAGTACGGCGCAATCCTCGACAGCTACCAGTTCAAGACTCTGCACTCGGTGCTCGACTGCACCATCGACGAGATCCGTCCCGTCGACGGGCGGTTCCAGGTGTCGATCACGTACACCCATGCCGACGGTGAGACGGCCGTGCTCGACTACCACACGGTGCTGCGGTGCACCGGTTTCCGGATGGACGTCACGCTGTTCGACGAGACGTCCCGGCCCGACATGGTGCGCGACGGCCGCATGCCGGGGTTGCGCCCGGACTGGCAGTCGAGCAACGTCGACGACCTGTACTTCGCCGGCACCATCGCCCAGGCCCGGGACGTCAAGCACGCGTCGTCGCCGTTCATCGACGGCTTCCGGTACAACCTCCGTACGCTGACCCGGATCCTGCGCGAGCGGTACGAGGACGTACCGCTGCCGTACGCCACGACACCGGCCGACGCCGCGTCGTTGGCCAAGCTGATGCTCGACCGAGTCAACTGGTCCTCGGCGCTGTGGACCCAGTTCGAATACCTCTGCGACGTCTTCGTACGTGACGACGCCACCGGCGACTTCCACCACTACGAGGACCTGCCGGAGGACTACGCCGTGGAGCGCTTCGCCGCCGCCGCGCACTGGTACACGCTCGCCCTGCGGTGGGGCCGCGACGATCAGGGCGACGTCTTCGCCATCGAGCGCCACCCGACCCCGGACCGGGCCCGGGAGAGCGCCTTCATCCATCCGGTGATCCGGCGGTACCGCGGCGCCGAACTGGTAGCCGAGCAGCACCTACTGGAGGATCTGCTGGCCGAGTGGCGGCGCCCGGACCGGCACGTCGAGCCGCTGGTCGAGTTCCTGACCGGGGACCTCACCAGCGGATCATGA
- a CDS encoding DUF1330 domain-containing protein translates to MTAYWIITLTAVRDEARLARYVELAGPAIRAAGGVFLARGKPVHVLEGSAVPRTTLIRFDSADAAVAAYRSPAYQEALAALGDGAERDIRIVNAVQD, encoded by the coding sequence ATGACCGCCTATTGGATCATCACGTTGACCGCTGTCCGCGACGAGGCCAGGCTCGCGCGCTACGTTGAGTTGGCCGGCCCGGCGATCCGGGCGGCAGGCGGAGTGTTCCTCGCCCGTGGCAAGCCGGTGCACGTTTTGGAGGGATCCGCCGTTCCGCGCACCACCCTCATCCGCTTCGACAGCGCCGATGCGGCGGTCGCGGCATATCGCAGCCCTGCGTACCAGGAGGCGCTCGCGGCACTCGGCGACGGTGCCGAGCGCGACATCCGCATCGTGAACGCGGTGCAGGACTGA
- a CDS encoding carboxymuconolactone decarboxylase family protein has product MAHIDLEVDEKQFPGITGPMRFRPETAKPLNELAEVLLRAPHSLPAGERELIAAYVSGRNECTFCCASHSAFAAAQLDEGMTLVDQVRADLDAASISAKLRALLRIAGAVQISGRDVTTELVADARAEGATDLEIHDTVLIAAAFCMFNRYVDGLGTFAPVGQDAYAESARRIVEVGYGPTTTARPSGEAAA; this is encoded by the coding sequence ATGGCGCACATCGATCTCGAGGTCGACGAGAAGCAGTTTCCGGGCATCACCGGCCCGATGCGGTTCCGCCCGGAAACGGCGAAGCCGCTCAACGAGCTGGCCGAAGTGTTGCTGCGTGCCCCCCACTCGCTACCGGCCGGGGAGCGGGAGCTGATCGCCGCGTACGTCTCCGGGCGCAACGAGTGCACCTTCTGCTGCGCGTCGCACTCGGCGTTCGCCGCGGCGCAGCTCGACGAGGGCATGACCCTCGTCGACCAGGTACGCGCCGACCTCGATGCGGCCTCGATCTCGGCCAAACTGCGGGCGCTGCTGCGCATCGCCGGCGCGGTGCAGATCAGCGGCCGTGACGTCACCACCGAACTGGTCGCCGACGCCCGCGCGGAGGGCGCCACCGATCTGGAGATCCACGACACGGTCCTGATCGCCGCCGCGTTCTGCATGTTCAACCGGTACGTCGACGGGCTCGGCACCTTCGCACCCGTCGGCCAGGACGCCTACGCCGAGTCCGCACGCCGGATCGTCGAGGTCGGCTACGGGCCGACGACCACCGCGCGGCCGAGTGGCGAAGCGGCTGCCTGA
- a CDS encoding nitroreductase family protein: MVREAEAFAERMARRRSVRDFAGDALPDGVIEAAIRAASTAPSGANVQPWRFVVLTDPARKRRLREAAEAEERAFYDRRASPEWLGAIAGLGTDWRKPFLEIAPAVIVVFEVHQGPHSPKPYYVKESVGIAVGLLISALHHAGLVTLTHTPNPMRFLNEVCERPPEERPYVVMPVGYPAPDAQVPELTRKPLDEVMIRW; this comes from the coding sequence ATGGTGCGCGAGGCGGAGGCGTTCGCGGAACGGATGGCGCGGCGCCGCTCCGTACGCGACTTCGCTGGCGACGCCCTACCGGACGGGGTGATCGAGGCCGCGATCCGGGCCGCCTCGACCGCACCCAGTGGCGCCAACGTGCAGCCGTGGCGGTTCGTCGTGCTGACCGACCCGGCCCGCAAGCGCCGGCTACGCGAGGCCGCCGAGGCCGAGGAGCGCGCGTTCTACGACCGCCGCGCCTCGCCGGAGTGGCTGGGTGCGATCGCCGGGCTCGGCACCGACTGGCGGAAGCCGTTCCTGGAGATCGCACCGGCCGTCATCGTCGTCTTCGAGGTACACCAGGGGCCACACAGCCCGAAGCCGTACTACGTCAAGGAATCCGTCGGCATCGCGGTCGGGCTGCTGATCAGCGCGCTGCACCACGCCGGCCTGGTGACACTGACCCACACGCCCAACCCGATGCGGTTCCTCAACGAGGTGTGCGAGCGTCCGCCGGAGGAGCGCCCGTACGTGGTGATGCCGGTCGGCTATCCCGCGCCGGACGCGCAGGTCCCCGAGCTGACCCGCAAACCCCTCGATGAGGTCATGATCCGCTGGTGA
- a CDS encoding enediyne biosynthesis protein encodes MTNVERLSTAGVGIRNPAATRPVTAERSTATVAEAPARPARIDGRDPRYLALRNFAISMSIFNILGYSIFGFEQPWTWPLLALLVGYATEFACATIAAWAGKRRPEYAGNGAWGVYTFLLPTHITALAANMLLYANDLFWPIAFAVVVAVGQKYVLQAPIKGRMRHFMNPSNFGITITLLAFSWVNIAPPYHFTENVPDVIRIVIPVVILTAGTVLNAALTRKVPLIMGWAGGFVLQALVRHWIWDVSLWGALVPMTGVAFILFTNYMVTDPGTTPTSFRDQFMFGASVATVYGVLMAFNVVYTLFFAVTLVCLARGGYWWWRWLRDRQRQQQRQRRPIVPAETAP; translated from the coding sequence ATGACGAACGTCGAACGTCTCAGTACCGCGGGCGTCGGGATCAGGAATCCGGCCGCGACCAGGCCGGTGACCGCCGAGCGCAGCACCGCGACGGTGGCCGAGGCGCCGGCCCGGCCGGCCCGGATCGACGGCCGCGACCCGCGCTACCTCGCCCTCCGCAACTTCGCCATCTCCATGAGCATCTTCAACATCCTCGGCTACTCGATATTCGGATTCGAACAGCCGTGGACCTGGCCGCTGCTCGCCCTCCTGGTCGGCTACGCCACCGAGTTCGCCTGCGCGACGATCGCCGCCTGGGCGGGCAAGCGGCGACCGGAGTACGCCGGCAACGGCGCCTGGGGTGTGTACACGTTCCTGCTGCCCACCCACATCACCGCCCTCGCGGCGAACATGCTGCTCTACGCGAACGACCTCTTCTGGCCGATCGCGTTCGCCGTCGTGGTCGCCGTGGGTCAGAAGTACGTGCTGCAGGCGCCGATCAAGGGGCGGATGCGGCACTTCATGAACCCGTCGAACTTCGGCATCACCATCACCCTGCTCGCCTTCTCCTGGGTCAACATCGCCCCGCCGTACCACTTCACGGAGAACGTGCCGGACGTGATTCGAATCGTGATTCCGGTGGTGATCCTCACGGCCGGCACGGTGCTCAACGCGGCCCTCACCAGGAAGGTGCCGCTGATCATGGGCTGGGCCGGTGGCTTCGTCCTCCAGGCCCTGGTCCGGCACTGGATCTGGGACGTGTCGCTGTGGGGCGCGCTGGTACCGATGACCGGGGTGGCGTTCATCCTGTTCACCAACTACATGGTCACCGACCCGGGGACCACGCCGACATCCTTCAGGGACCAGTTCATGTTCGGTGCCAGCGTGGCGACCGTGTACGGGGTGTTGATGGCGTTCAACGTCGTCTACACCCTCTTTTTCGCCGTCACCCTCGTCTGCCTGGCGCGCGGAGGCTACTGGTGGTGGAGGTGGCTGCGCGACCGCCAACGGCAACAGCAGCGGCAACGGCGACCGATCGTCCCAGCCGAGACGGCACCATAA
- a CDS encoding carboxylate-amine ligase has product MATGQRTGSSVPLLGVEEEFLVVDTERGEVVPEAATVVDRARPALGTRVGGEITKLQVETRTDPCRRLDDLGAQLAEGRAAVQAAARSAGLRVIASGSPVLGRAVPPPITEGPRQDRGKATFRGLHDELAICAVHVHVEEPDRDRAVLIGNHLRQHLPVFLALTANSPYWSERDTGYASWRSVTWGRWPVAGPPPFLTSAKQYDDHVDTLLEAGALVDRGTLFWDLRLSTNHPTLEVRVADVPLTAAESAAFAALVRALVVVAGNAVDRGDEGPGLTPELVRLAYWRAARDGMGGNGVDVTTGRLLPAAALAGRLVELARPALDEAGDRERVEDWLARLATDGDGATRQRAAAALRGRLTDVVDEIATRTASGLPGREESTSA; this is encoded by the coding sequence ATGGCTACCGGACAGCGCACGGGATCGTCCGTTCCCCTGCTCGGTGTCGAGGAGGAATTCCTCGTCGTGGACACCGAGCGGGGCGAGGTCGTGCCGGAGGCGGCCACCGTCGTCGACCGCGCGCGTCCGGCCCTCGGTACCCGGGTGGGCGGCGAGATCACCAAGCTTCAGGTCGAGACCCGCACCGACCCGTGCCGCCGCCTGGACGATCTCGGCGCGCAGCTCGCCGAGGGCCGTGCCGCCGTCCAGGCCGCGGCCCGGTCGGCGGGCCTGCGGGTGATCGCGAGCGGGTCGCCGGTGCTCGGCCGCGCGGTGCCGCCGCCCATCACCGAGGGGCCACGCCAGGACCGTGGTAAAGCCACCTTCCGTGGCCTGCACGACGAACTCGCGATCTGCGCCGTCCACGTCCACGTGGAGGAGCCCGACCGGGACCGGGCCGTGCTGATCGGCAACCACCTGCGTCAACACCTGCCGGTGTTCCTCGCCCTGACGGCCAACTCGCCCTACTGGTCCGAGCGCGACACCGGATACGCGAGTTGGCGCAGCGTCACCTGGGGTCGCTGGCCGGTGGCCGGCCCGCCGCCGTTCCTGACCTCCGCCAAGCAGTACGACGACCACGTGGACACGCTGCTCGAGGCGGGGGCGCTGGTCGACCGGGGCACGCTCTTCTGGGATCTCCGCCTGTCGACAAACCACCCCACGCTCGAGGTACGGGTGGCCGACGTCCCCCTCACCGCCGCCGAGTCCGCGGCGTTCGCCGCCCTGGTCCGGGCCCTCGTGGTCGTCGCCGGGAACGCCGTCGACCGGGGCGACGAGGGACCGGGGCTGACCCCCGAGCTGGTCCGCCTCGCGTACTGGCGGGCCGCCCGCGACGGAATGGGCGGCAACGGCGTCGACGTCACCACGGGTCGGCTGCTCCCCGCCGCCGCGCTCGCCGGGCGGCTGGTCGAGCTCGCCCGACCGGCACTGGACGAGGCGGGCGACCGTGAGCGGGTCGAGGACTGGCTGGCCCGGCTCGCCACGGACGGCGACGGGGCCACCCGCCAGCGGGCCGCCGCGGCACTGCGCGGACGGCTGACCGACGTGGTCGACGAGATCGCCACCCGGACCGCGTCCGGCCTGCCCGGGCGCGAAGAAAGCACATCGGCGTAA
- a CDS encoding M20 family metallopeptidase, translating to MDHPRRLLDAAKRLRADMVDRLSTLVRFESPPGSLRHLESCADLLARWGEEALGRPARRVVIDGLPHLLWPAASQRVLLLGHFDTVFPVGTIRSRPFAVRGDVATGPGVCDMKAGIVQMFAALRLVEDSSAVGVLLTCDEETGSVTSRPLIEHEARRSGAVLVCEAATPDGHVKVARKGGSVYRLAVRGRAAHAGVEPQRGVNATVEVAHQVLTLGTLGAADSGGTSVTPTLLSAGTTTNTVPELASLAVDVRAWTRAELERVDQAIRGLVPFLPEATLAVQGGINRYPMSPELARPLLELAQSIAGQLGTPNLGGAHAAGASDGNFTAALGVPTLDGLGAVGGGAHSADEYVCLDRMPERTALLAGLVDTLSMMESVRPLPSGEIP from the coding sequence ATGGATCACCCACGCCGTCTGCTCGACGCCGCGAAGCGGCTCCGGGCGGACATGGTCGACCGGCTGAGCACGCTCGTCAGGTTCGAGTCGCCACCGGGCTCGCTGCGCCATCTCGAGTCCTGTGCCGACCTGCTCGCGCGCTGGGGGGAGGAGGCACTCGGCCGGCCCGCCCGGCGGGTGGTGATCGACGGCCTACCGCACCTGCTGTGGCCGGCCGCCTCCCAGCGCGTGCTGCTCCTCGGGCACTTCGACACCGTCTTCCCGGTCGGCACGATCCGATCCAGACCCTTCGCCGTACGCGGAGACGTCGCGACGGGCCCCGGTGTGTGCGACATGAAGGCCGGCATCGTGCAGATGTTCGCGGCACTGCGTCTGGTCGAAGACAGCTCGGCGGTCGGCGTACTGCTCACCTGCGACGAGGAGACCGGGTCCGTCACGTCACGGCCCCTGATCGAACATGAGGCACGACGTTCCGGTGCGGTTCTCGTCTGCGAGGCGGCCACTCCGGACGGGCACGTGAAGGTGGCCAGGAAGGGCGGTTCGGTCTACCGCCTCGCCGTCCGGGGGCGGGCCGCCCACGCCGGCGTCGAACCGCAGCGCGGGGTCAACGCCACGGTCGAGGTCGCCCACCAGGTGCTCACGCTGGGTACGCTCGGCGCGGCGGACAGCGGCGGCACCTCCGTCACCCCGACCCTGCTCTCCGCCGGCACCACGACGAACACGGTGCCGGAACTCGCCAGCCTGGCCGTCGACGTCCGGGCCTGGACCAGGGCCGAACTCGAACGCGTGGACCAGGCCATTCGCGGTCTGGTGCCGTTCCTGCCCGAGGCGACGCTGGCCGTACAGGGCGGGATCAACCGCTACCCCATGTCCCCGGAGCTCGCCCGGCCGCTGCTGGAACTGGCCCAGTCGATCGCCGGGCAGCTCGGCACCCCGAACCTTGGCGGCGCGCACGCCGCCGGTGCGTCCGACGGCAACTTCACCGCCGCGCTGGGCGTGCCGACCCTGGACGGCCTGGGCGCGGTGGGCGGCGGGGCGCACTCCGCCGACGAGTACGTCTGCCTTGACCGTATGCCGGAGCGGACGGCGCTCCTGGCCGGACTCGTCGACACGCTGTCCATGATGGAGTCTGTTCGGCCGCTACCCTCCGGTGAAATCCCGTAA
- a CDS encoding phosphatidylinositol-specific phospholipase C1-like protein yields the protein MSLLPTVMPAQQPALAAGSSDAAGVRMNQIQFMGAHNAYHREMQGAELEASMKIDPTYPSWGWYSHASIRDLLGRQNMRGLELDLLPDPQGGLYRHPLPRKLAGLGPIDDPAMATPGMKVLHVADMDYNSTCRTLVSCMQQVQEWSRANPEHVPILFQLELKQTDDRLEQAGGAVSPAWDPALLDDIDEEIRSVFTENELITADDLRKPGLTLEQSVLKNGWPTLKWARGKVMFFFDNGGPGAIRDMYLDGHPSLAGRAVFTRGNPGDPDAAITMVNDPRGANTATITDLVKRGYMVRTRSDEPLSTVKDEEFSRLDVALASGAQLVTTDFPTVGMAARYDSDFVAELPGAVPVRCDPVSEPRNCHDGKLEG from the coding sequence GTGAGTCTGTTACCGACCGTGATGCCGGCGCAGCAGCCAGCTCTCGCCGCCGGCTCGTCCGACGCCGCTGGCGTCCGGATGAACCAGATCCAGTTTATGGGCGCCCACAACGCCTATCACCGGGAGATGCAGGGCGCCGAGCTCGAAGCATCGATGAAGATCGATCCCACCTACCCGTCCTGGGGGTGGTACTCCCACGCATCCATCCGGGACCTGCTCGGCCGGCAGAACATGCGCGGGCTTGAGCTGGACCTGTTGCCCGACCCGCAAGGTGGGCTCTACCGGCATCCGCTTCCCCGTAAGCTAGCCGGGCTGGGTCCGATCGATGATCCGGCCATGGCCACTCCGGGCATGAAGGTGCTGCATGTGGCCGACATGGACTACAACAGCACCTGCCGTACGTTGGTCAGCTGCATGCAGCAGGTCCAGGAGTGGTCGCGGGCCAATCCCGAGCACGTGCCGATCCTGTTCCAACTCGAACTTAAGCAGACCGACGACCGCCTGGAGCAGGCGGGCGGCGCCGTCAGCCCGGCATGGGACCCGGCGCTGCTGGATGACATCGACGAGGAGATTCGTTCCGTCTTCACCGAGAACGAGCTGATCACCGCCGACGACCTGCGCAAGCCCGGCCTTACGCTGGAGCAGTCGGTGCTCAAGAACGGTTGGCCGACCCTGAAGTGGGCCCGGGGCAAGGTGATGTTCTTCTTCGACAACGGCGGACCGGGCGCGATCCGGGACATGTACCTGGACGGCCACCCCAGCCTCGCCGGCCGGGCGGTCTTCACCCGGGGCAACCCTGGTGACCCGGACGCCGCGATCACCATGGTGAACGACCCCCGTGGTGCGAACACGGCGACCATCACCGACCTGGTCAAGCGCGGCTACATGGTGCGTACGCGGTCGGATGAGCCGCTGAGCACGGTCAAGGACGAGGAGTTCAGCCGGCTGGATGTCGCGCTGGCCAGCGGTGCCCAACTGGTGACCACCGACTTCCCGACGGTGGGCATGGCCGCGCGGTACGACAGTGACTTCGTGGCCGAACTCCCCGGTGCGGTCCCGGTGCGGTGCGACCCGGTCTCCGAGCCCCGCAACTGCCACGACGGCAAGCTGGAGGGGTAG